A part of Camelus ferus isolate YT-003-E chromosome 6, BCGSAC_Cfer_1.0, whole genome shotgun sequence genomic DNA contains:
- the LOC116664165 gene encoding olfactory receptor 4F3/4F16/4F29-like, whose amino-acid sequence MDGTNYSMVSEFVFLGLTNSWEIQFLLFVFSSVFYVASMMGNSLIILTVTSDPRLHSPMYFLLANLSFIDLGVSSVISPKMIYDLFRKRKVISFGGCITQIFFIHSTGGVEMVLLIAMAFDRYVAICKPLHYLTIMSQKMCILLLVAAWIIGLIHSVIQLVFVIKLPFCGPNILDSFYCDFPRFIRLACTDTYRLEFMVTANSGFISLGSFFILIVSYIFILITVQKHSSGSSSKALSTLSTHVMVVVFFFGPCIFVYIWPHPTSHLDKFLVVFDAVLTPF is encoded by the coding sequence ATGGATGGAACAAATTACTCTATGGTGTCAGAGTTTGTATTCCTGGGACTCACCAATTCCTGGGAAATACAATTCCTCCTCTTtgtgttctcttctgttttttatgTTGCAAGCATGATGGGAAACTCCCTCATTATTCTCACTGTGACTTCTGACCCTCGCTTACACTCCCCCATGTACTTTCTGTTGGCCAACCTCTCCTTCATTGACCTGGGAGTTTCTTCTGTCATTTCTCCCAAGATGATTTATGACCTTTTCAGAAAACGTAAAGTCATCTCCTTTGGTGGCTGCATCACTCAAATCTTCTTCATCCACAGCACTGGTGGTGTGGAGATGGTGCTACTCATCGCCATGGCCTTTGACAGATACGTTGCTATATGTAAGCCTCTTCACTATCTGACTATTATGAGccaaaaaatgtgtattctgcttctGGTTGCTGCATGGATAATTGGCTTGATTCACTCTGTGATTCAGCtggtttttgttattaaattgccATTCTGTGGCCCTAATATATTAGACAGCTTTTACTGTGACTTTCCTCGGTTCATCAGACTTGCCTGCACAGATACCTACAGGCTAGAGTTCATGGTGACAGCCAACAGTGGGTTTATATCTCTGGGATCATTCTTCATATTGATTGTCTCCTACATTTTTATCCTCATCACTGTTCAGAAACACTCTTCAGGTAGTTCATCTAAGGCCCTCTCCACTCTGTCAACTCATGTCATGGTGGTGGTTTTCTTCTTTGGTCCTTGCATCTTTGTTTATATCTGGCCTCACCCCACATCACACCTAGACAAATTccttgttgtttttgatgcagttctcactcctttttaa